AATTCGAATACGGTAGAAACCTTTCCCGCTggcgtttttttttctctagttcaAAAATGACTATTCAGCAAATCACCGCAAAGCACAACCTCCTGCATCAGCCAATCAACGACAAGAGCCGCCCAGTGACGGTTTGATTTGTCTATCAGTTCCCCACTCGGTCGTCTCAAGAGACATATAAGAGAAGGCAGCCGTGTTGGGAGCATTCATTGTTCCACTTGTCTCAGCTCAGAATGTCTGGTCGCGGTAAAGGAGGGAAAGGGCTCGGTAAAGGTGGTGCCAAGCGGCACAGGAAGGTGCTCCGTGATAACATCCAGGGGATCACTAAACCGGCTATCCGCCGTTTGGCTCGCAGAGGAGGTGTCAAGCGAATCTCCGGCCTCATTTACGAGGAGACTCGAGGAGTGCTGAAAGTCTTCCTGGAGAACGTTATCCGCGATGCCGTCACATACACCGAGCACGCCAAGAGGAAGACGGTCACCGCCATGGACGTGGTGTACGCGCTGAAACGCCAGGGCCGCACTCTCTACGGTTTCGGAGGTTAAACGTTTCGGCTGATGTTCGATAATTCATTCaaaccaaaggctcttttcagagccgccCACTCCTTCCCTCATAAGGCTATAATTCCACCAGGATGGCTCGGCTGTCTCAATGCTCCCTACAACATATTGGAGAACGAGAAATTACAGAGTAGCCTTCCGGTAACACAAACTCCAATGTGTTTCCTATCCATATAATGTTGCCTTATGTTTCCCCGAATATCCTGCTTCGTTTTCTGTTTGAATGCAACGCTCTCATAAAACATGAAATAAGGGCATTGGAGGCTGAGAGGGTTAAAGTCTTCCTTGTTAGTAAGACTAGAATCCTCTCTGCACTAAACTGCAGTCAGTATGTGATCTAAAACGGCCGGAGAGAAAAGCTACTGTGATCGAAGCAGCCATTCCCGCTTTTTATATGGAAAACATGCTGCATACTGACTTTATACACCTCGAAACAGACCTAAAACTAGACATTCTATACTGTGAT
Above is a genomic segment from Pelobates fuscus isolate aPelFus1 chromosome 6, aPelFus1.pri, whole genome shotgun sequence containing:
- the LOC134614312 gene encoding histone H4; translated protein: MSGRGKGGKGLGKGGAKRHRKVLRDNIQGITKPAIRRLARRGGVKRISGLIYEETRGVLKVFLENVIRDAVTYTEHAKRKTVTAMDVVYALKRQGRTLYGFGG